The Solibacillus sp. FSL W7-1464 genome contains a region encoding:
- a CDS encoding copper resistance CopC family protein — protein sequence MRKQLLLSFVAAFLLFVPGAIAHTHLVSTNPAEGETVSENIKTIDLTFEGKVEEGSIFKVIASDGKEMDIHSISINNGVLSGIMLDPLPNDTYTVEWDSISEDGHPLSGTFSFAVNAPRETKKEEDTAADTTEKITDDVNSLVDTLKDETNSDEDDEGSFWTLVVVITLIVLVLAVITMYSYKRWLVKKTKK from the coding sequence TTGAGGAAACAATTATTGTTATCGTTTGTTGCTGCATTTTTATTATTTGTACCGGGAGCAATCGCACATACACACTTAGTATCAACAAATCCTGCAGAAGGTGAGACTGTTAGCGAAAATATTAAAACGATTGATTTAACGTTTGAAGGAAAGGTTGAAGAAGGCAGTATATTTAAAGTGATAGCAAGCGATGGAAAGGAAATGGACATTCATTCGATTTCTATAAATAATGGAGTCCTATCCGGGATTATGCTTGATCCTCTTCCAAATGACACTTATACAGTTGAGTGGGATAGTATTAGCGAGGATGGGCATCCGTTATCAGGGACATTTTCATTTGCAGTAAACGCCCCACGGGAGACAAAGAAGGAAGAGGATACCGCAGCTGATACAACGGAAAAAATTACAGATGATGTGAATTCACTTGTCGATACATTAAAAGATGAAACGAATTCCGATGAGGATGATGAAGGCTCATTTTGGACGCTTGTTGTTGTCATCACGCTGATTGTTCTTGTACTGGCGGTTATAACGATGTACAGCTACAAGAGATGGTTAGTTAAGAAAACAAAAAAATAA
- a CDS encoding glucose 1-dehydrogenase — MSRLTGKVAIITGAAQGMGAAHAKAFVEQGAKVVLTDLNEEKGKAFAAQLGENAIFIKQNVASEEDWTAVITKAEEAFGPVNVLVNNAGISMAKNMLEMTLDEYMKIVNINQVSVFLGMKAVAASMMKAGGGSIVNISSINGLVGGAVGYTDTKFAVRGMTKAAALNLAPMGIRVNSVHPGVIATPMIMQEDAKAAIEEFAKHIPLKRVSQPEEVSQLVVFLASDESSYSTGAEFVVDGGITAQ; from the coding sequence ATGTCTCGATTAACAGGTAAAGTTGCAATTATTACTGGTGCCGCTCAAGGTATGGGTGCTGCCCATGCAAAAGCTTTTGTAGAACAAGGAGCAAAAGTAGTTTTAACAGATCTAAATGAAGAAAAAGGGAAAGCATTTGCTGCACAATTAGGAGAGAACGCAATCTTCATAAAACAAAATGTTGCTTCTGAGGAAGATTGGACAGCTGTTATCACAAAAGCAGAAGAAGCATTTGGCCCTGTTAACGTTTTAGTAAACAATGCAGGAATTTCAATGGCTAAAAATATGCTGGAAATGACTTTAGATGAATACATGAAAATCGTCAATATTAACCAAGTTTCTGTTTTCTTAGGTATGAAAGCAGTAGCGGCTTCAATGATGAAAGCTGGTGGCGGTTCAATCGTCAACATTTCGTCAATCAATGGCTTAGTTGGGGGTGCTGTAGGTTATACAGATACTAAATTTGCTGTTCGTGGCATGACAAAAGCAGCGGCATTAAACTTGGCGCCGATGGGCATTCGTGTAAACTCAGTACACCCGGGTGTTATTGCAACACCAATGATTATGCAGGAAGATGCAAAAGCTGCGATCGAAGAATTTGCAAAGCATATCCCGCTCAAACGCGTATCACAACCGGAAGAAGTATCTCAATTAGTGGTCTTCCTAGCATCGGACGAGTCAAGCTATTCAACAGGTGCAGAGTTTGTAGTGGATGGCGGAATTACAGCACAGTAA
- a CDS encoding TetR/AcrR family transcriptional regulator, with the protein MSIREQRKQQRREQIVQSAKSLMLANGIQQVQLQDVANEVGIGIATFYRYFANKELLVLAINNEITREMTNTIKHIANEPMTAYEQIERILTYYIELIDDPEHQFVKFFKAFEAYKPISEETYEYKEFLDIRREMANVLYSIAEKGKEDQSIRAGIDIPEYVFTVVQNISYFTVESYLTEHDPNLPVKLDPKKQLKLIREMFLQFIATKN; encoded by the coding sequence TTGAGTATTAGAGAACAAAGAAAACAACAGCGCAGGGAACAGATCGTTCAGTCAGCTAAATCTTTAATGTTGGCAAACGGCATTCAGCAAGTTCAGTTACAGGACGTTGCCAATGAAGTAGGGATTGGTATTGCCACATTTTATCGCTATTTTGCCAATAAAGAATTGCTCGTTTTAGCAATCAACAATGAAATAACGAGAGAAATGACAAATACAATCAAGCACATTGCAAATGAACCAATGACCGCATACGAACAAATTGAACGGATATTAACTTATTATATTGAGTTAATCGATGATCCGGAGCACCAATTCGTAAAGTTTTTTAAAGCGTTCGAAGCTTATAAACCGATATCTGAAGAGACCTACGAGTACAAGGAATTTCTAGATATTAGAAGAGAAATGGCCAATGTCTTGTATTCTATTGCAGAAAAAGGAAAGGAAGACCAATCAATCCGAGCTGGTATTGATATTCCGGAGTATGTGTTTACAGTTGTACAAAATATAAGTTACTTTACTGTAGAATCCTATTTGACCGAGCATGATCCTAATTTACCTGTGAAATTAGATCCTAAAAAGCAGTTAAAGCTGATTAGAGAGATGTTTTTACAATTCATAGCTACTAAAAATTGA